In the genome of Triticum urartu cultivar G1812 chromosome 5, Tu2.1, whole genome shotgun sequence, one region contains:
- the LOC125511609 gene encoding hexose carrier protein HEX6-like yields the protein MAIGGAFVEGPAGGAGYSGRVTSFVVLSCIVAGSGGILFGYDLGISGGVTSMESFLKKFFPDVYHQMNGDKAAVSNYCRFDSELLTVFTSSLYVAGLVATLFASTVTTRYGRRASILIGGSVFIAGSAFGGAAVNVYMLLVNRILLGIGLGFTNQSIPLYLSEMAPPQYRGAINNGFELCISIGILIANVINYGVQKIEGGWGWRISLSMAAVPAAFLTIGAIFLPETPSFLIQRDGNVDEAKMMLQRLRGTTGVQKELDDLVTASNISRAIKNPYRNILKKKYRPQLVIALLIPFFNQVTGINVINFYAPVMFRTIGLGESAALMSAVVTRLCATVANIVAMIVVDKFGRRKLLLVGGVQMILSQFTVGAILAVKFKDHGVMDKEYGYLVLIIMCVFVAGFAWSWGPLTYLVPTEICPLEIRSAGQSVVIAVIFLMTFVIGQTFLNMLCHLKFGTFFLFGGWVCVMTLFVFFFLPETKQLPMEQMEQVWRKHWFWKRIIGEGEEEVDQAQTGAGAIAMSTTPHSS from the exons ATGGCGATAGGGGGGGCGTTCGTGGAGGGCCCGGCGGGCGGCGCCGGGTACAGCGGCCGGGTCACCTCCTTCGTCgtcctctcctgcatcgtcgcCGGCAGCGGCGGCATCCTCTTCGGCTACGACCTCGGAATCTCAG GCGGCGTCACGTCCATGGagtcgttcctcaagaaattctTCCCGGACGTGTACCACCAGATGAACGGCGACAAGGCCGCCGTCTCCAACTACTGCCGCTTCGACAGCGAGCTGCTCACCGTCTTCACCTCCTCCCTCTACGTCGCCGGCCTCGTCGCCACCCTCTTCGCCTCCACCGTCACCACCCGCTACGGCCGCCGCGCCTCCATCCTCATCGGCGGCTCCGTCTTCATCGCCGGATCCGCATTCGGGGGCGCCGCCGTCAACGTCTACATGCTCCTCGTCAACCGCATCCTCCTCGGCATCGGCCTCGGATTCACCAACCAG TCGATTCCACTGTACCTCTCGGAAATGGCGCCGCCGCAGTACCGTGGCGCCATCAACAACGGCTTTGAGCTCTGTATCAGCATCGGCATCCTCATCGCGAACGTTATCAACTATGGAGTGCAGAAAATCGAAGGAGGATGGGGGTGGAGGATATCACTGTCCATGGCTGCTGTCCCCGCTGCATTTCTGACTATCGGTGCGATCTTCCTTCCTGAGACCCCGAGCTTCCTGATCCAGCGTGATGGCAATGTCGACGAGGCGAAGATGATGCTCCAGAGGCTGCGTGGCACGACGGGGGTTCAGAAAGAGCTCGACGATCTGGTCACCGCTAGCAACATATCCAGAGCAATCAAGAACCCGTACCGGAACATCCTGAAGAAGAAGTACAGGCCGCAGCTCGTGATAGCGCTCCTCATTCCTTTCTTCAACCAGGTCACGGGAATCAACGTGATCAACTTCTATGCGCCGGTCATGTTCCGGACCATCGGGCTAGGGGAGAGTGCAGCACTCATGTCAGCGGTCGTGACACGCCTCTGCGCCACAGTCGCCAACATCGTGGCCATGATCGTCGTCGACAAGTTCGGGCGAAGAAAGCTCTTGCTGGTAGGCGGTGTTCAGATGATCCTGTCACAGTTCACTGTCGGTGCGATCCTGGCTGTGAAGTTCAAGGACCATGGAGTCATGGATAAGGAGTATGGATACCTGGTCCTGATCATCATGTGCGTGTTCGTGGCAGGGTTCGCCTGGTCCTGGGGACCTCTCACCTACTTGGTGCCAACAGAGATCTGCCCGCTGGAGATCAGGTCGGCAGGGCAGAGCGTTGTGATTGCGGTCATCTTCCTGATGACCTTTGTGATCGGGCAGACGTTTCTCAACATGCTGTGCCATCTCAAGTTCGGCACCTTCTTCCTGTTTGGCGGGTGGGTGTGCGTGATGACGCtgttcgtcttcttcttcctgcCGGAGACGAAGCAGCTGCCCATGGAGCAGATGGAGCAGGTGTGGAGGAAGCACTGGTTCTGGAAGAGGATAATTGGGGAGGGGGAAGAAGAGGTGGATCAGGCACAAACTGGTGCAGGAGCCATAGCCATGTCCACCACACCACATAGCAGTTAG